A region of the Silene latifolia isolate original U9 population chromosome 9, ASM4854445v1, whole genome shotgun sequence genome:
CATCGATTTCCCAAACATCCTTATCGTGCAGAAATCCAGCCACCAGCCGCACATTAGCGGAAACACCCCAAGTTCAATAACCAAAAGAAAGGCAACCTTAATCATGGTCATCAAGTGTCTCATGCACGCAAAGAACTGCCGTGAAAGAGATGGGATTGCTTCAAATATTGAAGCAACCCACTGGAACCTCCCCATAGTCAGGGGTTCACCTCTTGTATACTTGATGAAAGCAATAATGCCAAAGTAAAGAAAGAtgagagagaaaatgaacatgtATCCAACAGCCAGAGTGGTAACATCAGAAAATCTGGATGTTCCAGCTGTCACTCCTTCCAAAATATCCGAGGATAATGGGGAGCTTATGTTGTTGGAAGAAAGATTCGGTGCACTTTCATTCATGCCCATCACTTCCCCAACATGATTAACAAGACTACTTTCCGGATACTTGGATGTCAGATTAGTAACAGCCGTCAATGCATTCTTCAAGGTGATGTTAGCTAGATAGAGAGCGGACTCTTTAAGAGGCATGACTGTAGACATTACTGGATTTGTCGCAGAGGTGACTATCCATGCCGCATAGTGTAGTATTAGCCGGCCCAGGGAAAAAGGAATAAAAATAACTACTCCAAGAAAGATCATGTTGCTCGCCAAAACCTGCAATCGAATCACGCAATCAAAATAAATTGAACAAGTTAGTCAATAAGATAGAGATAACAGAGACAACGTTAGACACACTAGAACAGAGAGATTCCACAATCATGAAGAGCACCTAACACACACCCACCAACAAGTCTTCATCTTTCACATACGGTTTCAGAATACTGCACCTCAGCCTAAACCAATCAGAATTTTTATGGAAAGAGAAAAGCGCACATATGGTCAGAAGGTACACCATTCCACTACGACCACTAGTACCAGGAGTCATGACCTCATATTAGCCCACTCTCACTGAACAACAAATAATTAACATGAAAACTTAAAACGAATTTTCAGACAGGAAAACCAGCCAAGTTATAATTCACAAACTTCCATGTTCCTCGGGGGTCACTTATTGTAAAACCACAATTTGCATACAAGATGGACACCAACAAAGAATTCAAACAGGTACCATAAAAGAGCTACTTCAGTAGTGACTTTGCTAGATTACGCTTTATGCTCtgttaggtccttaagtctactaGAAGGTCAGCAACCTTTACTTAAGATGTAAGTGCTTCAAAAATATACTTCTGAAAGGTTGAGGATTATTGCGAATTTTGATATTGATACTGGAGTTACTCAACTTTGAAAAGATGTACAATTTACATTGACAATACGATGGCGTAAATGATCTTGTACCGTGCACActacacgttttttttttcttcatcatAAAATGCTGTGCAATCCTACATCTAATCCTGCGTGGGAAATGGGGAAGGGATTCCGATGAATTTACAGCTATTGAAGAATCATAGAACAAGCTAAATCAAGGTATAAACTCACAGTAAAAGCATTCTCAACCAAATGGAAAACAGGACCCTGCATGCCAACCAACTCGTCAAAAGGAACATCTTCTGCACCATCAGCATCATCCAGTCCATCAAACATCTGTTCAACATGAGCCTCAAGACGAGCAGCCTGCCTCTCCCACTGAGCTGCAACATTTTCTGCATTCCTTCTGATCAATTGACCAGCGCCAGCAATTCCTTGACCTCCCGCTACTTCATCAACATTGCCATCAACAGCCAAATTTCTATTAGGTGGTACCACAGGTCTTCTGACTGGACGGGCCCCATTCCGGTCCCCTTCATCCTCTCTCTCAACATCCTGCGCTCCCAACTCTCTCATGTGTCTAAAGTAATCTCTCAAAGATGTTGCCCCCAAAAAAATAAACACAATGCTTGCCGATAGAAGAAAACCATGAAGACAGTCCGTGAGAATCATGGTTAAAGACATATGACTGATAAATAAACGATTGGCTTCAGAAAATTTGCGAACAAAAGCCAGTCGCCAAATCCAGAAAGTGATGAACGGGATAATCAATAGCCAAACAGATAACACAAAACCCAGGCGCAAAAAGAATTTCAAGACATGACAAGTTTTCTTGCCGATCCCAAGCACAAACTCCCTGAAAGGAAGCCTAGAGGGAGCATCTTCAGCATAGACAGGAGAGAACGCAAATGGATGCTTGCAAACCTGCAAACAACGCCAAACAATGCCATTAAAACAATAATCATCTATATTTCATACAATTAAGTCCACTGTATTAGTTATTACACCTCAACACAAAAATCTTTGGGTACATAAAAGCAATACCTTCCACATTTTTTATTAGTTGTTGTCTGGCGTAAGAGGCGGCACTATGCCAGTACAATATAAAAGGAGGGGGATTCAAAAGACTTCCGTCTTAAAAACTAAGCTAAGACATGTTCAGTTTAGCATTCTGTGTTCGGCTTCAGCTCTTAAGTTCACGAATTCCGAAACCCTACCATAAACTAATTGACTAGTCAGCTGACTCAGCTTCATCATAGCTACATGATCTTGTACTACAGAAGCTAACGACTTAATCATTAAAATCACGCTAAAAAGATGACATAAATTCACCATCACTAAATAATACtacctccgtcccaatcatttgtttagctTTGATTAAAATAATCTCCCAAACAATAAAaatgataaacaaatgattgagacggaggaagTAACAATCACATGGAAAAAAAAATGTGATTAAAgctattactccctccgtcccaatcatttatttacctttaattaaaatacctcGGGAAGAATTTACCTCGCATTGACGAGCGTTGCTATGATTAAGCCACTGAAGAAGACAATCTTGATGAACATACTTAATACTTCCGCTACACGCACATGGATACCTCAACGGATTATCCGCGTCACCTGTATTCCTACATATCCGACATAcatcctcttcatcgtcatcatcCTCATACGCCGCAGCTGCCGTCGCCGTCGTTGCCTCCGTCGTTTCCGCCGCCGGTGACGCGACGTCAGCTGCTGCCTCGGCTTCTGGCTCGATCGGCACCTCCGGCGAATCTGACGACGATGCGACCTCGGGATTATCGCCTTGATTTGCGGAAGTCGCCGGAGGTGTATCCATGAAGAAAGCTAGGGTTCCGGCGAAAGAGGAAAGTGAAGGTGGATTGATTTGATGATTTGATTTGGGGAAAAAGTGGGAGGAGCGAGAATATTTTAGTTTCCGGAAATACCCTTGGGAAAATGGATACTTTTGATGAGAGGTGATGATATTTTATTTTGGGAATATAAATTAGGGGACACCGACTTGCAAATTTATTTAACGATCCAACCATATAGATGATACagatataattttatgtaactgTAAATTGTAACTTGAGAAAAACAAATTCTTGTTTGAGATGTACTATTCGTTTAACTGTTTGAGAAAAGGGTGTGAAATTTGCCTAGTTGTGCGGGATTTGATTTGCCACCTATTTCTTTTGCCCAGATCGTGATAGTTTTGAAGCAATGAGATAGAACGCATGGATGACTATAAAATTGTACTCTTATCCAAACATTTTAGAATGCCGTAGGACGGAAATAAGTTGTTGAACGACACGTTTTTGATGTAAATCACCATTGCTGGAAATTTAACACGAATAATTTGAGGGTATCCCACTCTTCTCCATTGCATATAGTTACCTCTTTATATGGATGCGAATCGTGTGCAGATCGGGCTACTCACATGGAAGTAGTTCTGTAAGTTGGAGTATCATCCTCGTCTCGCAAACAATTGAGTAATTGGATAGAACAGCTAGAGCATGGTCATGGATACATGAATGCATATACTGTATGTATATACCTCCCATCATCAATTTGTTTGTACAAATTTAGACTTGTTTATCTATCATTATCAAAAATTGGGGATTAGAGAAACTCGCTGGTTTCTCAACAAAGAAAATGGAGCAACGTAACCTTCTCTATCGGCTATTAGTCTCTATATGAAATAAATTGAGCAATTTCAGTTAGTCCACCTTCTTTGTAACACTCGGCAACTCGTTCCCAGCATTCGTCCCAAGATCCGTCAATTGAAGCCAAGTCCAACAAAAAAGCGGCTTCATCCAATGCCACCTAAACACACAGGAACTCACCTTAACTTCTCGACATACCACATTTATGAATTCTTCTTTCCATAAATACAATATATATTTATTACTTGGGCATATGATATCCTCTATCACTTGCGTACCTGAAGCGGATCCTTTCCTTTCTTCAAATCGTCCTGCCTACCCTCTTCCGTCACTTTCTCCTTGATGTACTCGATTTGTTCATCTTCCCATTGTGCCATATCAGCAACTTCCTAATCAATGATCAATCAAGGTTACTTACTACAGTAGCATTTTATCCTGTCTAGGAACTCCCTTCAAGAAAAAGAGACGTAAGCACCGCTCATTTTCTACCTTTGCGAGAATGCTGCAAAAGAGGATGGATTCTCGACAATGCAAAAGTAATTTCACAAATATTCTCAAGGACTAGTTGTTAGGGCACTCGTAAGTGCTGGACCTGTCAACACTAAGCCGACCTTAGTATCTCAACCCTGGACCCAAATACACCCAAAGATAACCTGAATACGACGCGAAACCCAAATTGATCTGATCCGAACATAGCCCACACTTGATGGACCCGATCTAGAATTAATTGACCTAGACATGATTTTGACTCAAAATGAATAATCTGAGATTATGCTTAAGTTCAAGTATTACATGACAAAAAAcagagtccatttttgaaataatactcaaaaataaaatatttatcgttttgggtcggttttgaaaatatttgtcaaaatggtatccacgtaggctcgggatttctagacctgaaacacgccactaccaatggcgtgttttgtgaaggaaacacgccattagcagtggcgtgtctttacaacaaaTTTTTttgaacttaaaaaaaaaaaaaaaaaaaaaaaaagagagagaacaCGCCATTGTAGTTGGCGTGTCTTTATCAAACTAGAAAGCAAACTAAAGTGGGTGTATTCTTCACCCATTTTCCATATCTTTACAACATCAAACATTCAAGCTCATCCTCACCCCCAAATACGGATCTTGAAGTGCATTATGCATGTTGTCCGGTGGACTTAAATCAAGCCCCGTGCTAAGAGTCTCTCGGTATTTGGGTCAATTTATGGTTGTTCCAAATGGTGAGAGCGATGGGTTAAGGTGGTCGAGTGGTGGTAGGGATGGTGTGAAGTAAGATATGTGCTGGTGATTGAGGGAGAAATGGCGAGCTCAATTGGTGGTTAATGTGTGGTGATGGTCGCCGTATAAATCGAGATCGAAATGAACAAACGAATTAAGAGAAGGAATACCAGTGATGTAGTTGATTATTCATATCAATTTGAAAAGCCACAATCACAACAactttttaattatattaatgATACTTGTTGGTGGTTTTTGTTGTGGAAGGAGAGATCTTGCAACAATGGAGGATTAATTTGGCCTAATGATAGGAGTTTGATGGTAGGAGGAAAGAGAAAAGAGGTGCGGCACACAAGTACTGCTTGATTTTCTTAATTTTTAAGATTTCTAAAATACACGCCATTCCTATTGGCGTGTCTATCCCAAAAGACACGCCATTGTTAATGGCGTGTTTACGTCAGTTATTTTTTCCCAGTAAACACGCCATTGATAATGGCGTGTTTACTTCGTGtttcaggttttaaaaatccgaacctacgtggacaccattttgacaaatagtttcaaaaccgacccaaaacaataaatattttatttttgagcattattttaaaAACGGATTCCAAAAAACAACACAAATTAATAGATAACCGGAAATGACCCGGCTCATACCCAATTGACATGAAATGACACAAACCAAGCCGAAGAGCATAATATATTCTAAATTGATCCGAGCCATACCCAACCTGAATGATGTGTTTTCCATGTCTACTCCCAAGTCCCAAGTCCCAACCCCAGCCCCATGACCTATCCCTAAAAACAGAGAACATAGAAGTGCAGAAAACGCCAAATCAAAGCCACCTATATCATGTGGGAAGCGGAAGCCTGTGAAAGGGAGAAAAAAAGAAGTGAAATTATAGCAAGAAAGAAAAATTGCATACCTGGTAAGGACAACCCAATGTCCACCACGGTGATTTCAGGGCCACTCTTGCAGCATCCTTAGCTTCAGAAACCTGGCCAACCCTGAAAACTGTTGCTTTTAGACTCTTCATAAAGTTTCCAGTATAGCTAAATTATCAAAAAAGCTTACAAAGTATTCAAATACACATTTTACAAACAGCGAGTTAGAAATCTGAATACCTCAGCAAGATCTTTGCATTGAAGACGTAAGGCCGTGCAAAACCAGGAAAAAGATCTTTTTTCATATAGAATTCTCCCGTTACAAGTGCAGAAACCTTCAGTCCACCATGAAAGGATTATGATAACCAATCAAATAAGTTTATGATAAAATGAATAAAATGGAACAAGCAATGCCTCACGTGATCACCATCATCAAAATGCCGCATCACTTTTCTCTCTAGAATATCCGGAAACAACCCCACCTGAGCAACGAGTTGAATTTTTCAATATATTCAAGCAAAATCAATCGAAGTATGACCAACTTGCTCCATACCATTTTAAGAAGATAGGAATCAAGATTAGGAGTCTGAGAATCAGTATAGTCGCCTTTTTTATAAAGTTTCTCACCAGCCTCCAATGAAGCATCAAAAAGCACGTTTTTACCATCATCCTGGCTACTTACATCCTCCTCGACAAGAATTCGGTGAATATATTGGTCCACCTGGATATAAAACAGAAGTCTAAGGCCAATTTTCCTATCGAAAGGATGCATCAGAATGCAGGCAACTCTACAGGATTGATGAAGAGAGAAGGGAACTACTTGGAGACATGAAGTGGACAGTTAGACACTAAGGTATGACATCCTCAGATACATGAACTAGTTGCTGTTGACTATCTGGTGAAGTCATTGAGGAACGGTACTCATGACCTAGGTTCAAAGCCCGTCAGTACCAAAAAGGCCCTTTACACCAGTAAAAGTATATGCACTATTTATTGCCTAATACGCACATGGATGTATGCTCTCAGGTTTAACTTATTACATTCTTCGCCAAAAGCCACACCCCATGTTTATGCACTTCCACAACTGGCATCTCCATCCTATAGAATCAGTCAATCACATATGAAAGAATATAAATTAGCTTTAGTCTATGAAAGGTTCCCATATAAGCAGGCTTTTGAAAGTCCTACCCCGGTGGAGCTGTTGGCCATCGCAACAATGCAGTTACAGTTCCTGTTGAAAACAATATTTAATGTTGAGCACTAGcaaaagaaaaggggaaaaaaaaAGACGCTACATTTTTATGACGTCCTTAGTTGTATCACGTATTTATTATTTATCATGTTTTCCTTACTTTTTACCTGTCATTGATGGTTTTACTTGAAGATTTATGTTAGCCGACCTCAAGTATACCAGTCAAGTAATATGTGAAGGGTACAAATTAACTGAGAAAGGAACCTGATGGCTTTTCTGATAGAGGAATAGCAAGAGGAATCAAGCCCTGCCTAGCTCCAGGGGAAACTATAGTTTCACCTGTTAGAAGCACAACATGGTAAGAACCCTATTATTCCTCGTATTCCCCGACTTCCTAAGAGCTTGAACAGTTATGATAAACTacaaaactaaaaaataaataatatgtACACTAAAAGTTTTCTCAAGAAAATTATGAAAAAGTCGGTGCAATTCAAGGTCTTCCTTTGAGAAGACTCTTCCATTTCCATATATGGTAGCAAAAGGAAGAATGGAACTGGCCATGAACATCTATATAGTGGAGACGTCTCAGTTAAGGTATTcagaaaaaaaaagtaaagaaaCTAGAGTTTTAATATGCCGTCTATGTTTAAAACTCCTATAAAACAGACAAATTGACCCAACAGGAGATAGGACAAAATCACATATAAAAAACCTTTCGTTTTCAGCACATTCAATAACTGATGGAGATGCTCAGGCGGTTGTGTCAAAGCAATGTCCTTTATGAATGTTATGTGGCCTGCAAAGAACGCAACGTTTTACGTTTTTGTAAAAACAGAAAATCTAGATAACATGATGGAAAAAGTCACATAAAATATACCAAATCTCAATCAAGACTACTAAGACTCCACATTAAATATATAGTGTATAGAATTTTGTAGCATGAGTAAAGAACATCGGTGCTTCCCATAATACCGCATCCACATTTTAAAGACAACACAATACAACCAATACTTTAGCTTTGAGAAAAGCTTGAAAGGTAGGAACGCACAGATGCTGGCATGCTGCAGAATAAAATCCGCAAAATCATATAGCATAAGAGTGACTGCAAGGACGAAGGATAAAGCTACTTGATAAGCTAATATAAACCTTTGAATAGTTGTGGTTTGTTACATGAAAAATTAAAGATGAAAGTTGATATAAACTAAGGCTTCACTTTTGGCGTATGGGCACGCATGTCTTTAAGCGATATTTTACGTGTCAACTTTATACTTGCCAAAAGCTAACTCCAATGAGTTGGAGTTAATTACTCTCTATAAAGCATCACAATGAGTTAAACCATCAACATACACAGGTTGAATGAGCAACAGAAATCATGACCAGGGTTTGACACCTGTCAGCATTAAAGTCACGCTCTTGATCCCCGTTAAAAAAAATACCACTGAATGAGGAAAACCAGTGCCTACAGTATAGCCGTTAAGAATACACA
Encoded here:
- the LOC141599438 gene encoding putative E3 ubiquitin ligase SUD1; protein product: MDTPPATSANQGDNPEVASSSDSPEVPIEPEAEAAADVASPAAETTEATTATAAAAYEDDDDEEDVCRICRNTGDADNPLRYPCACSGSIKYVHQDCLLQWLNHSNARQCEVCKHPFAFSPVYAEDAPSRLPFREFVLGIGKKTCHVLKFFLRLGFVLSVWLLIIPFITFWIWRLAFVRKFSEANRLFISHMSLTMILTDCLHGFLLSASIVFIFLGATSLRDYFRHMRELGAQDVEREDEGDRNGARPVRRPVVPPNRNLAVDGNVDEVAGGQGIAGAGQLIRRNAENVAAQWERQAARLEAHVEQMFDGLDDADGAEDVPFDELVGMQGPVFHLVENAFTVLASNMIFLGVVIFIPFSLGRLILHYAAWIVTSATNPVMSTVMPLKESALYLANITLKNALTAVTNLTSKYPESSLVNHVGEVMGMNESAPNLSSNNISSPLSSDILEGVTAGTSRFSDVTTLAVGYMFIFSLIFLYFGIIAFIKYTRGEPLTMGRFQWVASIFEAIPSLSRQFFACMRHLMTMIKVAFLLVIELGVFPLMCGWWLDFCTIRMFGKSMAQRVEFFSVSPLASSLVHWVVGIFYMLQISIFVSLLRGVLRTGVLYFLRDPADPNYNPFRDLIDDPVHKHARRVLLSVAVYGSLIVMLVFLPVKLAMRMAPSIFPLDISVSDPFTEIPADILLFQICIPFAIEHFKLRTTIKSLLRYWFTAVGWALGLTEYLLPQPEDAVAQDNGNADAGRQDRLRGQPLGGVAQQDQGQLAVLADAQNDDSHGSDSDVTEEYDGDEQSESERYSFVFRIVMLLVVAWMTLLVFNSALVIIPVSLGRLIFNSIPLLPITHGIKCNDLYAFTIGSYLIWTVIAGVRYTIEQIKSRRAAVLFGQIWKWFSIVLKSSALLSIWIFVIPVLIGLLFELLVIVPMRVPVDESPVFLLYQDWALGLIFLKIWTRLVMLDHMMPLVDETWRTKFARVRENGFSRLQGVWVLREIVLPIIVKLLTALCVPYVLARGVFPVFGYPLIVNSAVYRFAWLGCLCLSVVFFCAKRFHVWFTNLHNSIRDDRYLIGRRLHNFGDHTVQRAVEETPSLNVQRDVGLGREVDVGLRLRRGNLIDA
- the LOC141599439 gene encoding protein IN CHLOROPLAST ATPASE BIOGENESIS, chloroplastic-like; the protein is MMKAGVVGIVQGGPYATIPRLRRRAPSVLCFSSSGHITFIKDIALTQPPEHLHQLLNVLKTKGETIVSPGARQGLIPLAIPLSEKPSGTVTALLRWPTAPPGMEMPVVEVHKHGVWLLAKNVDQYIHRILVEEDVSSQDDGKNVLFDASLEAGEKLYKKGDYTDSQTPNLDSYLLKMVGLFPDILERKVMRHFDDGDHVSALVTGEFYMKKDLFPGFARPYVFNAKILLRVGQVSEAKDAARVALKSPWWTLGCPYQEVADMAQWEDEQIEYIKEKVTEEGRQDDLKKGKDPLQVALDEAAFLLDLASIDGSWDECWERVAECYKEGGLTEIAQFISYRD